Genomic DNA from Salvia miltiorrhiza cultivar Shanhuang (shh) chromosome 1, IMPLAD_Smil_shh, whole genome shotgun sequence:
gCATATGGAATTAAATATCAATTACATAGTGACAAAAAACAAAACTATATCACAAATTTGTCAATCACACCCTCACCCCAATCTGCAACGTCACGAATTCCATACAAGATAGAATTCATTTTTCCCCCTCATTTTTTagcataattatttttattacacgATAAAATAATACGGTGACTTTTTAACTCGATATTGATACGTATTGCATGAATTCCGAATCGGATAGCAAGGCGGCCATGGTGTCCGGAGCCAAAACCACCTCCAAATCGACGGTGCCGTTCCCGTCGCGGCCGGGGAAGGCGGAGATCTTGCCGTCGAATTTGTTGGCGCGGCCGCTCCGGACCGCGACGGGGCGGCCCCACCCGAAGTCGTTATCGTACATGGGGAATCGGGGCGAGCTGCCCATCGTGATCATGGCGCCGTCGAAGTTCCCCAGCGGGAAGCAGCGTGGGTCCCGCTCCCAGCTCTCGACGTACCGCCTCACCGTATCGCCGTCGTGCGCCACCACATTCCTGTTCAGCTGCTCCGCGCACCACCGGAGGTCCCGCCCCAGCACCTCCCCCGCCGCCACCTGCGTCGGGATGCTCTGGATCGCGTTCCCGAAGTAGAGCGGCTCCAGCTTCGGCTCCACGCGGTGCCGGCAGTTCACCGCCATCCgaaacgtcgtcgttttgcTCGCCGGCAGCTTCCTCGCGCGCGTGATCCCCCGCCACAGCAGCGCGCACAGCGACTGGAACGACGAGATCTCCGCCGCCACCACCGGCGGCGGCGCCTCCCTCGAGACGGCGCTGCGTAGCCAGGCCAACGGCGTTAGCTTGCCGTCGGGGTTTTTCAGCGTGTCGTTGCTGTGCTTCCCCATCAGCTCGGCGATGTCGATTCCGCCTTCCAATTTCCTGTTGTTAACCGCGGCTTTTAGCTTCTGAATCGATTCCCGACTAAACCTAAAAATCCTCTCCCTCACCGGCGCGCCGCTGTCGAAGGTGACCTTCGGGCCGCCCTCGGGAAGCCGCAGCACCGCCGCGGATATCAGCAGCGATTCGCGGCTGAAATCCGGAGCCCTAGAAACCTTCCTCACGCCGCGGCTGAGCTCCGCGAAGCTGTTGAAGAAGTTCCAGAACGAGGTCCCGTCCGTGACGGCGTGATTGACGGCGCAGCCGATGAAGACGCCGTCGGCGAGCTCCGTAACCCTAACCGCCAGAATCGGCCTGAAATGGCCCTCGTAGCTCACGGTGAGGTCGCAGGGGAAGAACCCCTTGAATTCCGCCGGCACGTCGCCGTCGGCGGACCCCAGCAGGTCCCTCACGCGGATACCGCCCCCGTACACGTGCGAGAAATCCGCCCCCGCGTCGTTGCACGCGATGTAGACGTACCCCTCCGCGTCGGTGGCGAGGCGGCCGGCGAGGGGCGGGAATTGCGAGAGCGCCTGCGAGAGGGCGGTCTTCAGCTGCGAGACGAGCTCCGCCGCCGGGAGCGGCGGCCGCGTGAACAAGCAGCCTTTCTGAATGTAGTGGCAGGAGAGCATGGGGAGATCGGAGACGGAGAGCTTGAGATCGGGAACGGTGGATTCCCGGTCGGGGAAGACGGTGCAGCGAGAGACTAATGGAAGATTCGACGACTGCGAAACCATcttctctcgctctctctctctctctctctctctctactgaAAGGGGAAGGAGGTGGCAGTGAGAAgcgagtgagagagagtgagggagAAAGGGGGGCGGGGGGCGGTATATATAGGGGCCGAAGGGGGTGGCTGGGTTCATGCATTTGCTGCTGCGGTGGCAGTGTTGGTTATTGGGGGTGATgctgtttttatatttttatcaatttttaatttgttaaattttGCTAGTAGTTTTTTAGCGTGCTCAGTTGACTCTATATTGTTGTTGATGAAGGGCTACTCAAAAGATATTATTGGTTGGCACGTGTACAACTATGGCGTTAAAGGCCATATAAGATTTaggattttgttttaaaattgtTAATTAAGTTGTATAACTAATTCTATGTATTTATTGTGCAATTTAATTAGTAATTTGTTTTTAGAACTGATTAATCTATAATAagggatttttttttgaaatttagtGGTAAATATTCATCACAATTTTGAGGTGGTCTCTAacactaattttatttaacaatataagatttttttttcaaccaaGATTAATATTATCTCTCTTTCCCATTAAATTTTTCCACGTTCCAACTCCCTATCATTaagatataattaaatttttttccccattaattaagtttattggAACATGTAGTAGACGAAAGAGAATGAGTTCTTAAAtttgatgttaattaattattcttaattctttttgtttttttaggaaaaaacgGAACAATTGTTCGTAATTATACTGCAAAAGCTTTAATTATCTTCTATTTTTGAAAgcagggagtatataatattttctctctccacaATAAATgtgatatatttattattttgattcgTTCAATATTTGTAAAACATTCATTTAACaaatcatttataaaaaaaattcgaataaaCTTTTGTTGGTTTCTTTTTATACTttatacaaatatattttttaaaaactcaTGTCCTTCACTTAGAAGGAATGACACTAGAATAGTTGAGTATATTGCAAGTAGAGAAGAGActtcatttaaaaaatagtgttagtaataataattaattgtattataaGTGGTGAAAGAGGCTCATCACGTGATAGAAAgttttggaaaataaaaatgaactaAAATTAGGAGTGCAAACAAATATTAACCTCATTTTTATATTAGTAGTCGTACTCGAGTGatgtaagaaaaatataaatcgTGGCATGGTAATCTGGTGAGATTACGAAGGGATACTCTTTGAGATTTTCCTTGAATGGCTCAATGAATCCTCTaacaaaatctctctctctctcttacttgCTTCTGAATCTTCCTATTTTTTGGACTAACCAAAGTATATGGTGGTTACTCTCTATTTCGGACTACATCCAAGAAATTCAAGTCTAATTCTTTTGGGTCAAACCAATAGAATTATTATATTGTATGATGTTTAATAGTTCATAGAAGTTaaactaataaaaaattaataaatactacttcctccgtcccactagaattgacatTTTTTGAGTTCGGCACgcagattaagaataaagggttaagagtgtaaagtaggtaggatCCACTTATATTATGTGAATAGAGAACGTAGGGATCACATactattttaagaaaatgtCAATACTAGTAGgacaaataaaaaagataagtgtgccaattctagtgggaccgatgaaatattttatactccAATATTTGAAATTCTTCGTAATAATACTGTTGTTATGATAAACTGCAAATCAATgcatatattttcattattttgataattctatCCTATCGGTtcggaaaagaaaagaaaaagccTTATAGTTATTGCAGCATCATCTTTTACAAATTTGATCATCAGTTTTGACATCGAAATCTAAACTTCAAACTCCGCTTAAAAAATCCTCACGCACAATTTTGCACCGAATAATCTTCGTCAACCAATTACTCCTCCGACCTTCGAATTTGATTGACAATTTGAAAGTACCGTTAGAATTTTCTCGATGATAGTTTATACTTTATTCGTTTCCGAAAAATATAcacattttgtcattttagaCCGCCTCCTCAAAAAACAtgcacttttcattttttatctttacttttcatattttattcacaaaaagATTATTATGGttcatcattattttttatttaagtaaCATAATAACGCTATATAAAGTGGAACTcattcttcactcacaatacactcatctaacattttttaaaacatgTGTCGCTCACATCGCAGTATGTTTTTTAGAGGCGGAtagaattattaaaataataatataggTATTAATTTGCATATTTAAGAGTATAATTGTGAAAAAGTTGAAACTTTAGGGTCCTTAATAATATTTTCCAATAATAGAAATGGAATTTGGGTATAAATGGAATTGGTAAATGAGTAAAACTAGGGAAATCCGACGTGGCGTATTTGCAAAGGGTTGTTCATATTTGCTTGTAGTTGGGGAACATGGCCATATATAGGTCGAGCTTCGACAATCCCAATTCATATTTGCAAATCAATTTTGCTTCTTTCGTGTTATATACTTGTCTCAGTACCATCACAACTTTTGCACTATCAACTTTATTTCTGTGGTCACCCAcaaaaaggaaacaaataaTTAAAGCTTGATCataattttcattaaattaaatttctcttcaattaatattatttattttataaaacaaataattattaatCGAATGATTTCAGTTTATTCATAGTTATAAATGACCGTTATGAGTTGTACATCATTGCATAAATAATGCTCCCTCCGcccgcgatatcgttttcacttccatttatagaagtagggtccacaaactttcaTTCACAACAGTTAGATCCAAACTCCACTCATTACTATCTACTAttattcaccacttttcttaaaatccgcgtcgtccacaatgtggaaacaaTATcgcagacggagggagtatatcacgAGTTAGATTTAGCATTGACt
This window encodes:
- the LOC131005841 gene encoding uncharacterized acetyltransferase At3g50280-like, whose amino-acid sequence is MVSQSSNLPLVSRCTVFPDRESTVPDLKLSVSDLPMLSCHYIQKGCLFTRPPLPAAELVSQLKTALSQALSQFPPLAGRLATDAEGYVYIACNDAGADFSHVYGGGIRVRDLLGSADGDVPAEFKGFFPCDLTVSYEGHFRPILAVRVTELADGVFIGCAVNHAVTDGTSFWNFFNSFAELSRGVRKVSRAPDFSRESLLISAAVLRLPEGGPKVTFDSGAPVRERIFRFSRESIQKLKAAVNNRKLEGGIDIAELMGKHSNDTLKNPDGKLTPLAWLRSAVSREAPPPVVAAEISSFQSLCALLWRGITRARKLPASKTTTFRMAVNCRHRVEPKLEPLYFGNAIQSIPTQVAAGEVLGRDLRWCAEQLNRNVVAHDGDTVRRYVESWERDPRCFPLGNFDGAMITMGSSPRFPMYDNDFGWGRPVAVRSGRANKFDGKISAFPGRDGNGTVDLEVVLAPDTMAALLSDSEFMQYVSISS